In Flavobacterium sp. CBA20B-1, one DNA window encodes the following:
- a CDS encoding MotA/TolQ/ExbB proton channel family protein, with product MTQTVEKNPSSSGLSNVAAAIAIILCLVFGYIIWRFVLGSSVHFMNGDRHGDPLPGDLLGMMYKGGPVIALLIGLLTTTIVFGIERFIVVSKAAGAGDVKGYVAKVQSLVNANQIDDAIELSDKQKGSVANVVKSALIKLKEVKREGFDADKATETIQKEIEEATVLEMPMLEKNMIILATLVSIGTLVGLLGTVTGMIKAFSALSTAGSPDSTALATGISEALMCTATGIGTSALAIVFYNVFTTKIDKLTHFIDEAGFAITQSYRRHNK from the coding sequence ATGACACAAACAGTTGAGAAAAATCCAAGTAGTTCAGGATTATCAAACGTGGCTGCGGCGATTGCTATTATTCTATGTTTAGTTTTTGGGTATATTATCTGGAGATTTGTTCTAGGTTCATCCGTACACTTCATGAATGGTGATCGACATGGCGATCCTCTTCCAGGTGACTTGTTGGGAATGATGTATAAAGGAGGTCCGGTAATTGCTTTATTAATTGGATTGTTAACAACAACTATTGTATTTGGTATTGAAAGATTCATTGTGGTAAGTAAAGCTGCTGGTGCTGGTGACGTGAAAGGTTATGTTGCAAAGGTACAGTCTTTAGTAAACGCTAACCAAATCGATGATGCTATTGAGCTTTCAGACAAACAAAAAGGTTCTGTTGCAAATGTGGTAAAATCAGCATTAATCAAACTAAAAGAAGTAAAACGCGAAGGTTTTGATGCAGATAAAGCTACTGAAACTATTCAGAAAGAAATTGAAGAAGCTACTGTATTAGAAATGCCAATGTTAGAGAAAAACATGATTATTTTGGCAACATTAGTATCAATCGGTACCTTAGTGGGTCTATTAGGAACAGTAACTGGTATGATTAAAGCATTCTCGGCTTTATCAACAGCTGGATCGCCCGATTCAACAGCTTTAGCAACAGGTATTTCTGAAGCGTTAATGTGTACAGCTACTGGTATTGGTACATCTGCATTAGCTATTGTTTTCTATAACGTTTTCACAACTAAAATCGATAAGTTAACGCATTTTATCGACGAAGCCGGATTCGCAATTACACAATCATACAGAAGACACAATAAATAA
- a CDS encoding ExbD/TolR family protein, with the protein MKKSSIRIDMTAMCDVSFLLLTFFVLTSTAKTPEVYPVDLPASTKETKIPTDDILTITVGQENVFVGLSGREDKIEVLQKMGQEYKIQFTQEELNAFAGMENFGVDIREMKSLLAKPASERMNKDLHKGIPYKDSLNNQLASWVSNARKSSWERKESFLKVAIKGDANEQYGTIKEIMDILQKQRQNRFYLVTGLRTDDF; encoded by the coding sequence ATGAAAAAATCAAGTATAAGGATTGATATGACCGCTATGTGTGACGTATCATTCCTATTGCTAACATTCTTCGTTTTAACCTCTACAGCAAAAACACCAGAAGTATATCCGGTTGATTTGCCTGCATCTACAAAAGAAACTAAAATTCCTACAGATGATATTTTAACTATTACTGTAGGGCAAGAAAACGTTTTTGTTGGTTTGTCAGGTAGAGAAGACAAAATAGAAGTACTACAAAAAATGGGGCAAGAGTACAAAATACAATTCACACAAGAAGAGTTGAATGCTTTTGCAGGAATGGAAAATTTTGGTGTTGATATCCGTGAAATGAAGAGTTTGTTGGCAAAACCTGCTAGCGAGCGTATGAATAAAGATTTGCATAAGGGCATTCCTTATAAAGACTCTTTAAACAATCAGCTTGCATCGTGGGTGAGTAACGCACGTAAATCTTCATGGGAACGAAAAGAGTCGTTCTTGAAAGTAGCGATTAAAGGAGATGCAAACGAGCAATATGGCACCATTAAAGAGATAATGGATATTTTACAAAAACAACGTCAAAACCGCTTTTACCTTGTTACAGGTTTAAGAACAGACGATTTTTAA
- a CDS encoding ExbD/TolR family protein, whose product MAELNTGGNEGKGGKKVRSKKQNAGVDLTAMVDLAFLLITFFMLTTSLSKPQSMDLTMPDKMKDPNQKETQDAKESKTITILIGKDRKLKYYMGMFNDPFQGIGPTDSTYGQNGIRKVILQKMANLKAQGFQGKEGIVVLIKATEDATYTDMIDILDEMAITGVEIYALQDITEEEKAVMQ is encoded by the coding sequence ATGGCAGAATTAAATACGGGTGGTAACGAAGGCAAAGGCGGCAAAAAAGTAAGAAGTAAAAAACAAAATGCCGGCGTTGATTTAACGGCAATGGTAGATTTGGCATTCTTATTGATTACGTTCTTTATGTTGACCACCTCTTTATCAAAACCTCAGTCAATGGACTTGACGATGCCGGATAAAATGAAAGATCCTAATCAAAAGGAAACTCAAGATGCTAAAGAATCAAAAACCATTACTATCTTAATTGGTAAAGATCGTAAATTAAAATACTATATGGGTATGTTTAATGATCCTTTTCAAGGTATTGGTCCAACAGATTCAACTTATGGGCAAAATGGTATCCGTAAAGTTATTTTACAAAAAATGGCTAACCTAAAAGCTCAAGGGTTTCAAGGTAAAGAGGGGATTGTTGTGTTGATCAAAGCAACTGAAGATGCTACATATACAGATATGATTGATATTTTAGATGAGATGGCAATTACTGGAGTGGAGATTTATGCATTGCAAGACATTACAGAAGAAGAAAAAGCAGTTATGCAATAA
- a CDS encoding energy transducer TonB: MANINLFGKDWTNIVFEGRNKAYGAYKLRQENPKTTLLALLLGVVCIGLAFGGSVAYKSVFGEKFDSSKNDVEVEITEIALPELPEPEPPVEEIEDEPEPEPEPEQADASKSVQEEVKFLETEVKKDKDVKDEQKTSQKDFDDTKTSGREDREADKTDGDLKTDGSQTGGASKGSKGDGKGDKFSEEENPNKVHTFVSKKAAPNEGIQGFFNNFIRKFNAPDVGGNVKEISVRLKFVVEKDGSFTDIQIAGPDPHNIGKEAIRVLKSMPKWKPAEHNGKTVRSSFTLPIKVRVNN, from the coding sequence ATGGCTAATATTAATTTATTTGGAAAGGATTGGACAAACATCGTGTTTGAAGGCCGTAACAAAGCGTACGGAGCCTACAAATTGCGTCAAGAAAATCCTAAAACAACCCTACTGGCATTATTGCTAGGAGTGGTTTGTATTGGTTTGGCTTTTGGTGGATCAGTAGCATATAAATCTGTTTTTGGAGAAAAATTCGATAGCAGTAAAAATGATGTTGAGGTAGAAATAACTGAAATTGCACTACCAGAGCTACCAGAGCCAGAACCACCAGTTGAAGAAATTGAAGATGAACCGGAACCTGAACCGGAACCTGAACAAGCAGATGCTTCTAAATCTGTACAAGAAGAGGTTAAGTTCTTAGAGACAGAAGTTAAGAAGGATAAAGATGTTAAAGACGAACAAAAAACATCTCAAAAAGACTTCGATGATACTAAAACTTCTGGACGAGAAGACCGTGAAGCGGATAAAACAGACGGTGATTTAAAAACCGATGGTTCGCAAACAGGTGGTGCAAGTAAAGGTTCGAAAGGTGATGGAAAAGGAGATAAATTTTCTGAAGAAGAAAACCCTAACAAAGTACACACTTTTGTATCGAAAAAAGCTGCACCAAACGAAGGTATTCAAGGTTTCTTCAATAACTTTATTAGAAAGTTCAACGCACCAGATGTGGGTGGAAACGTGAAAGAGATTTCTGTTCGCTTAAAGTTCGTTGTTGAAAAAGATGGTTCTTTTACCGATATACAAATTGCTGGACCAGATCCGCACAACATTGGTAAAGAAGCAATCAGAGTACTAAAAAGTATGCCTAAATGGAAACCGGCAGAACACAATGGGAAAACCGTGCGTTCAAGCTTTACGTTACCAATTAAAGTTAGAGTAAATAACTAA
- a CDS encoding energy transducer TonB, whose translation MSNLNLFGKEWTNIVFENRNKLYGAYKLRQESHKTTFIALAIGLTIISLGFGSSYLYASNKNESTIFTPADDSSETVTLVETDLDKIVEPPVTEKPAGTKDEPTKAVETKTDVMDNKKLTDVNIVEDHKVKNDDLTAQDEFDDNTNSSTENVDANKNGSLNTDGTKPGDKNTKPGKDKIGDGSTSGSTVLKGNEIVTLVQKKAVPVEGYQKFFDAFVRKFSKNTTETSLKEVTIKLRFVVEKDGSFTDIQIVEDKLGMGQEAIRVLQTMPKWKPAEHNGKTVRSKFTLPIKIKINN comes from the coding sequence ATGAGTAATTTGAATTTATTTGGAAAAGAGTGGACCAATATTGTGTTTGAAAACCGCAATAAATTGTATGGAGCCTATAAATTACGACAAGAAAGTCACAAAACCACATTTATTGCATTGGCAATTGGTTTAACAATTATCAGTTTAGGTTTCGGAAGTTCGTATTTGTATGCATCCAACAAAAATGAAAGCACTATATTTACTCCTGCTGATGATTCATCTGAAACAGTTACATTAGTAGAAACTGATTTGGATAAAATCGTAGAACCACCTGTTACAGAAAAACCTGCCGGAACAAAAGATGAACCAACAAAGGCAGTAGAAACCAAAACGGATGTGATGGACAATAAAAAATTGACCGATGTTAATATCGTGGAAGATCACAAAGTGAAAAATGATGACTTAACAGCGCAAGATGAATTTGACGATAACACCAATTCAAGCACTGAAAATGTCGATGCAAATAAAAATGGATCTTTAAATACCGATGGTACCAAACCAGGAGATAAAAACACAAAACCCGGTAAAGATAAAATTGGAGATGGATCTACCTCTGGATCTACTGTGCTAAAAGGAAATGAAATTGTAACATTGGTGCAAAAAAAGGCAGTGCCTGTAGAAGGATACCAAAAGTTTTTTGATGCATTTGTGCGGAAGTTTTCTAAGAACACTACTGAAACAAGCTTAAAAGAAGTGACTATCAAATTGCGTTTTGTGGTAGAAAAAGATGGCTCGTTTACCGACATACAGATCGTTGAAGATAAATTAGGAATGGGGCAAGAAGCAATTCGTGTGTTACAAACCATGCCCAAATGGAAACCCGCTGAGCATAATGGAAAAACCGTACGTTCAAAATTTACATTACCCATTAAAATTAAAATAAACAACTAA
- a CDS encoding PstS family phosphate ABC transporter substrate-binding protein: MKQVIWCILGISLFISCKQETQQNKTKSQEAYNKGTTEMYVESSVFPIVEDINEVFKTYYNDTDIQLKMLSQNEILKAVYTDSIRLAIVPKTFNEKELNVFKGRVVPKITPIAKDAVLFITQKSSNDTLINYNDVVAIFKGTKASDKVFVFHDANSNIVNKIMSDAQVKEVSKNVYYVNSVEEIVAYINKNKNAVGVVGINWMVQPDAKIKEGIKQLRSMLVYNDSLKQYVQPSQSTIADNSYPLIRTISIIDVQGKAGLGTGFASFAASDKGQRIVLKSGLMPISLPKREINIVE; encoded by the coding sequence ATGAAGCAAGTAATTTGGTGTATTTTAGGTATAAGTTTGTTTATTTCGTGTAAGCAAGAAACCCAGCAAAATAAAACCAAAAGCCAAGAAGCATATAATAAAGGAACAACCGAAATGTATGTGGAATCATCGGTTTTCCCTATAGTTGAAGACATAAATGAAGTTTTTAAAACATATTACAACGATACGGATATTCAGTTGAAAATGCTTTCGCAAAACGAAATTCTGAAAGCTGTTTACACTGATTCCATTCGATTGGCGATTGTGCCAAAAACGTTTAACGAAAAAGAGCTTAACGTTTTTAAAGGCAGGGTAGTGCCCAAGATTACGCCAATAGCAAAAGATGCGGTGTTGTTTATCACACAAAAAAGCAGCAACGACACCTTGATTAATTACAACGATGTGGTGGCTATTTTCAAAGGAACAAAAGCTTCAGATAAAGTATTTGTTTTTCACGATGCCAATTCCAATATCGTAAACAAAATTATGAGTGATGCCCAAGTGAAAGAGGTCAGTAAAAATGTATATTACGTGAACTCGGTTGAAGAGATTGTGGCTTATATCAATAAAAATAAAAATGCAGTAGGCGTTGTTGGAATCAATTGGATGGTGCAACCCGACGCAAAAATCAAAGAAGGAATTAAACAATTGCGTTCGATGTTGGTTTATAATGATTCGCTGAAACAATATGTGCAACCGTCGCAGAGCACCATAGCCGATAACAGTTATCCGCTGATTCGCACAATAAGCATTATCGATGTGCAGGGAAAAGCAGGTTTGGGAACAGGTTTTGCAAGCTTTGCCGCTTCAGACAAAGGACAACGTATCGTTTTAAAATCGGGTCTTATGCCCATATCATTACCAAAACGCGAAATTAACATAGTAGAATAA
- a CDS encoding tetratricopeptide repeat protein — protein sequence MNKKITLSLALLSFIFSANAQDGNEIDTAIKYGRYDVAKKELYRLIRSQPNQGKNFYRLGVIHLNENNKDSASFYFKQGLRAVKNADVNNIGIAKIGLLDQKDKEAKSKFNAATLNLSPSDFETYLVIANAYTFAPKPDFDAALDYVNLAMLVNKDTPEPHIARGDIYFAEKQFVDARRVYYATSKMFPNSLLPKMKLADVYRAGNEFEEAIKVYDTIVSKDPNYADVYKQLGLTYADYARFKDDRSLLDKGVENYFKYHGMIGESMDVDNELAAYLIKNKDYKSLGDLVRTKWYTRGDNFFMYRYRAIADFQNGKFLDAKESIDKYFDVQDKKEQILPIDYLYKGLSELEASRNEDGTFNEGVYKKSIQEMTKAVQDNPKLGVALHELGVDLFKDEHYEQAYFVFDLASKDEKSPYYVYDMYYKGNALYMASDKPMFNDQLQKAKTNLDSSLKKTPTFEAYLISARVNRNLNTPTSMAQMEKDYEGFINLLTQKGRANDAAFKDALIEAYTMIGNYNQNVNKAKAVQSFQKVLQLDSSNEYARKQVQNSK from the coding sequence ATGAATAAAAAAATTACCCTAAGTTTAGCTTTATTATCTTTTATTTTTAGTGCAAATGCCCAAGACGGCAATGAAATTGATACGGCGATAAAATATGGTCGTTACGATGTTGCTAAAAAAGAATTATATCGCCTTATTCGCTCACAACCCAATCAAGGAAAAAACTTTTATCGATTAGGGGTAATTCATTTAAACGAGAACAATAAAGACTCTGCCAGTTTTTATTTTAAACAAGGATTAAGAGCTGTAAAAAATGCCGATGTAAACAATATTGGTATTGCAAAAATTGGTTTACTTGACCAAAAAGATAAAGAAGCAAAATCAAAATTTAATGCAGCAACGCTGAACCTTTCACCAAGTGATTTTGAAACCTATTTGGTGATTGCAAACGCATATACTTTTGCGCCAAAACCCGATTTTGATGCCGCATTAGACTATGTGAATTTAGCAATGTTAGTAAACAAAGATACACCAGAGCCGCACATTGCGCGCGGAGATATTTATTTTGCAGAAAAACAGTTTGTAGATGCCCGCCGAGTATATTACGCTACTTCTAAAATGTTTCCGAACAGTTTGTTGCCAAAAATGAAGTTAGCCGATGTGTACCGTGCCGGAAATGAATTTGAAGAAGCAATAAAAGTTTATGATACCATTGTTTCAAAAGATCCAAATTATGCAGATGTTTATAAGCAGTTGGGATTAACTTATGCAGATTATGCTCGTTTTAAAGACGATCGTTCTTTGTTAGACAAAGGGGTGGAAAACTATTTTAAATACCACGGAATGATTGGAGAAAGTATGGATGTAGACAATGAGTTGGCAGCATATTTAATCAAAAATAAAGATTACAAATCATTAGGAGATTTAGTGCGCACCAAATGGTACACACGCGGTGATAACTTCTTCATGTATCGCTACCGTGCCATAGCCGATTTCCAAAACGGAAAGTTCTTAGACGCAAAAGAGAGCATTGATAAGTATTTCGATGTGCAAGATAAAAAAGAACAAATATTACCAATTGACTATTTATACAAAGGATTGTCTGAATTGGAAGCATCTAGAAACGAAGACGGAACATTTAATGAAGGGGTTTACAAAAAATCCATTCAAGAAATGACTAAAGCCGTTCAAGATAATCCAAAATTGGGAGTAGCATTACACGAATTGGGTGTGGATTTGTTTAAAGATGAGCACTATGAGCAAGCCTATTTTGTGTTTGATTTAGCATCAAAAGATGAAAAATCACCTTATTATGTGTACGATATGTATTACAAAGGAAATGCATTATACATGGCAAGCGATAAACCAATGTTTAACGATCAATTGCAAAAAGCAAAAACCAACTTAGACAGTTCGTTAAAGAAAACGCCAACTTTTGAAGCATATTTAATCAGTGCGCGTGTAAACCGAAACTTAAACACGCCAACGTCTATGGCACAAATGGAAAAAGATTATGAAGGATTCATCAATCTTTTAACTCAAAAAGGTAGAGCCAACGACGCTGCTTTTAAAGACGCCTTAATCGAAGCTTACACGATGATTGGTAACTACAATCAAAACGTAAACAAAGCAAAAGCAGTGCAATCGTTTCAAAAAGTATTGCAATTAGACTCTAGCAACGAATATGCACGAAAGCAAGTTCAAAATTCTAAATAA
- a CDS encoding SDR family oxidoreductase yields MQNIEHKVAYITGGTKGIGFGIAKALLQNGVKVAISGRNIDDANKAKEQLGTENVLAVQSDVRNFEDEKKAVEEILATYGKLDVVIANAGLGKFVPIDQMSLEEWNCMIETNLTGVFHTLKATVEQLKQNKGYYISMASLAGTNFFANGAGYNASKFGVVGFTQAAMLDLRDYDVKCTTIMPGSVTSNFNNHIPSEGDQWKIQPSDLGQLVVDLLKMNPNVLPSKVEVRPTKTK; encoded by the coding sequence ATGCAAAACATAGAACACAAAGTAGCTTATATAACAGGAGGTACAAAAGGAATAGGCTTTGGTATAGCAAAAGCTTTATTGCAAAACGGAGTCAAAGTGGCAATTTCCGGAAGAAATATCGATGATGCAAATAAAGCAAAAGAACAATTGGGTACTGAAAATGTTTTGGCAGTGCAATCTGATGTTAGAAATTTTGAAGACGAAAAAAAAGCAGTTGAAGAAATTTTAGCAACCTATGGTAAATTAGATGTTGTTATTGCCAACGCAGGATTGGGTAAGTTCGTACCCATCGACCAAATGTCTTTAGAAGAGTGGAATTGCATGATAGAAACTAATCTAACAGGTGTTTTTCATACGCTAAAAGCAACTGTAGAACAATTAAAACAAAACAAGGGATATTATATCTCTATGGCTTCCCTGGCTGGTACAAACTTCTTTGCAAATGGTGCGGGTTATAATGCATCCAAATTTGGAGTTGTAGGTTTTACACAAGCAGCTATGCTAGATTTGCGCGATTATGATGTAAAATGTACTACCATTATGCCAGGTTCGGTTACCTCGAACTTTAACAATCATATCCCAAGCGAAGGAGATCAATGGAAAATTCAACCTTCGGATTTAGGACAATTGGTTGTAGATTTATTAAAAATGAATCCAAATGTTTTACCAAGCAAAGTTGAAGTGAGACCTACTAAAACAAAGTAA
- the rpmA gene encoding 50S ribosomal protein L27 codes for MAHKKGVGSSKNGRESESKRLGVKIYGGQAAIAGNIIVRQRGSKHNPGENVYMGKDHTLHAKVDGVVQFVKKRDNKSFVSVVPFEA; via the coding sequence ATGGCTCACAAGAAAGGTGTCGGTAGTTCTAAGAACGGTAGAGAATCAGAATCGAAACGTTTAGGCGTTAAGATTTATGGTGGTCAAGCAGCTATTGCTGGTAACATCATTGTAAGACAAAGAGGTTCAAAACATAACCCAGGTGAAAATGTTTACATGGGTAAAGATCATACTTTACATGCTAAAGTTGATGGAGTTGTACAATTCGTGAAAAAGAGAGATAACAAGTCTTTCGTTTCTGTTGTACCATTTGAAGCTTAA
- the rplU gene encoding 50S ribosomal protein L21, with amino-acid sequence MYAIVEIAGQQFKVSKDQKVYVNRLATEEGANVTFDKVLLVDNAGTVTLGAPAITGASVGAKVLKHLQGDKVIVFKKKRRKGYKKKNGHRQALTQIVIEGINI; translated from the coding sequence ATGTACGCAATCGTAGAGATAGCAGGGCAACAATTCAAAGTTAGCAAAGACCAAAAAGTGTATGTAAACCGTTTGGCAACAGAAGAAGGAGCAAATGTTACTTTTGACAAAGTTCTTTTAGTTGACAATGCAGGAACAGTTACTTTAGGCGCCCCAGCTATAACAGGAGCTTCTGTAGGAGCGAAAGTTTTAAAGCACCTTCAAGGTGACAAAGTTATCGTTTTCAAAAAGAAAAGAAGAAAAGGATACAAAAAGAAAAACGGTCACAGACAAGCGTTGACGCAAATCGTAATTGAGGGAATCAACATTTAA
- a CDS encoding M16 family metallopeptidase, with amino-acid sequence MRKSLTALATTLLISSVALAQKVEFEEYTLDNGLHVVLHQDKSAPVVVTSVMYHVGAKDENPERTGFAHFFEHLLFEGTENIERGEWFKLVTANGGHNNANTSDDRTYYYEVFPSNNLELAIWMESDRLLQPVINQIGVDTQNEVVKEEKRLRVDNSPYGNWITEVKKNLFKKHPYRWAPIGSMEHLDAATLEEFQAFNKKFYVPNNAVLVIAGDIEFAKTKELVQKYFGVIKKGANVPRVNIQEDPITSTIHATAEDPNIQIPMYITAYRTPSMKTRDARVLDMISSYLSGGKSSPMQKKIVDEKKMALQLFAFNYAQEDYGMYLIAGLPMGDTTREALQKEIDAEITKLQTELISERDYQKLQNDFENRYVSQNSDLEGLAENLATNYLLYGDINLINEEINIYRSITREEIRDVAKKYLQSNARLLLDYVPAKEDSAK; translated from the coding sequence ATGAGAAAATCTTTAACAGCTTTAGCTACAACACTTCTTATTAGCAGTGTTGCCTTAGCACAGAAAGTTGAATTTGAAGAGTACACATTAGACAATGGTTTGCATGTAGTGTTACATCAAGACAAATCGGCGCCAGTTGTAGTTACTTCAGTGATGTACCATGTGGGTGCAAAAGACGAAAACCCAGAGCGCACAGGGTTTGCACACTTTTTTGAACACCTTTTGTTTGAAGGTACCGAAAACATTGAAAGAGGTGAGTGGTTTAAGTTGGTAACTGCAAATGGTGGTCACAATAATGCCAACACTTCAGACGACCGTACCTATTATTATGAAGTATTCCCATCAAATAATTTAGAATTGGCTATTTGGATGGAATCGGATCGTTTATTGCAACCGGTTATCAACCAAATCGGCGTTGATACGCAAAACGAGGTGGTAAAAGAAGAAAAACGCTTACGTGTAGATAACAGCCCTTATGGAAACTGGATTACAGAAGTTAAGAAAAATCTTTTCAAAAAACACCCTTACCGTTGGGCGCCAATTGGTTCAATGGAGCATTTAGATGCGGCTACTTTAGAAGAGTTTCAGGCATTCAACAAAAAATTCTATGTGCCAAATAATGCTGTGTTAGTAATTGCTGGTGATATTGAATTTGCAAAAACGAAAGAATTGGTTCAAAAATATTTTGGAGTGATTAAAAAAGGAGCAAACGTTCCGCGTGTAAACATTCAAGAAGATCCAATCACATCAACCATTCATGCAACGGCAGAGGATCCAAACATCCAAATACCAATGTACATCACCGCTTATAGAACACCATCTATGAAAACCCGTGATGCACGTGTGTTGGATATGATTTCTTCATACCTTTCTGGCGGAAAATCATCACCAATGCAAAAGAAAATTGTAGATGAAAAGAAAATGGCTTTACAGTTGTTTGCTTTCAACTACGCACAAGAAGATTACGGGATGTATCTAATCGCAGGTTTACCTATGGGCGATACAACACGTGAGGCTTTACAAAAAGAAATCGATGCTGAAATCACAAAATTACAAACCGAATTGATTTCTGAAAGAGATTATCAAAAGTTACAAAACGATTTTGAAAACCGTTATGTGAGTCAAAACTCAGATTTAGAAGGTTTGGCAGAAAACTTAGCTACCAACTATTTGTTGTATGGTGACATCAACCTTATTAATGAAGAAATTAATATCTACCGTTCAATTACAAGAGAAGAAATTCGCGATGTTGCTAAAAAATATTTACAAAGCAATGCGCGTTTATTGTTAGACTATGTACCGGCAAAAGAAGATTCAGCTAAATAA